The genomic DNA TATCTCCTGAAGTTGATAAAACATCATATGTTCCTTCTGCTAATTCTAATAATGAAACGTCAAATGTTCCTCCACCCAAGTCATAAACTAAAACTTTCATTTCTTTATCTTGTTTGTCAATTCCATATGCCAATGCAGCTGCAGTAGGTTCATTAATAATTCTTTCAACATCTAAACCTGCAATTTTCCCTGCATCTTTTGTAGCTTTTCTTTGAGCATCATTAAAGTAAGCTGGTACTGTAATAACAGCTTTTGTAACTTTTGTACCAATTTTATCTTCAGCATATTTTTTTAAATATCTTAAAATTTCTGCAGAAATTTGTTCTGGAGAATAATCTTTTCCTTCTAAATTTCTTTTTTTATTTGTTCCCATATCACGTTTAATTGATATTGCTGTATTTGGGTTTGTTACTGCCTGTCTTTTTGCAGCTCCCCCAATAATAATGTCACTATTTTTAAATGCAACAACAGATGGTGTTGTTCTTTGACCTTCAGGGTTTTCAAGAACCATTGGTTGTCCACCCTCCATAATAGCTACACATGAATTTGTTGTACCTAAGTCTATTCCTATAATTCTTTCTTTTGCCATAATTAATCTCTCCTTTAATATTTTTCTAAATTACTCTGCAACTTTTACAGCTGCATGTTTAATAACTCTATCATGTAATTTATAACCATTCGAAACAACGATTGCTATTTTCCCTGATTTAAATTCTTCACTTTTTACTTGCTCAATTGCAGAATGCAATTCTGGATTGAAATCATCTCCTGGTTTTACAACAACCATTGCTACACCAGCATTTGTTAATGCTTGGTCAATTTGATTAATAATCATTTCAAATCCCATTAAATAATTTTTAATTTCAGCATTATCAGGAGTTGATTTTAAAACTCCTCTAAACATATCTATTGCTGGAATCAGCTCTGAAGCTAATTTTTCACCGCCATACTTTCTAACCAAAACACTTTCATTTTGAAATCTTCTAACTGTATTTTGATTATCAGCTACCGCAATTAATCTTGCTTCTTCTAGTTTTGCAATTTCATCATTCAAAGCTACAAACTCTAATTCCAATTTTTCAATATTAGAAAGTTCTTCAACTTTAACTTCCTTATTTTTTTTGTCTTCAGTT from Spiroplasma endosymbiont of Cantharis nigra includes the following:
- a CDS encoding nucleotide exchange factor GrpE, translating into MEKEKMKKILDLFEIIKKELNINPKVKEIKDEKSDKDHKDIKTEDKKNKEVKVEELSNIEKLELEFVALNDEIAKLEEARLIAVADNQNTVRRFQNESVLVRKYGGEKLASELIPAIDMFRGVLKSTPDNAEIKNYLMGFEMIINQIDQALTNAGVAMVVVKPGDDFNPELHSAIEQVKSEEFKSGKIAIVVSNGYKLHDRVIKHAAVKVAE